DNA from Opitutales bacterium:
AATATCTTATCTGATTTCTCAGTTTTCTGAATTATAGGAGTGGCACGCTTCGTCGTGATCCATGATCGAAACTAGCTCAGACGACGAAATCAACTAAACTCATCCATGCGCATCACTCCAAAAAAGAGCGTCATCGCTTCCGATGACACTCTTTTGATTACGGGGGTTGTAGATAGTAAATTCTTAGAAGGTATAGCCGAGTTGAACCGCTATGGTCGTAGTTTCTTCCTCAATTCCAAAAGCCTGGAAAATGTCCGGAACTGAAGAGTTATACTGACGATCATATTTTAGCCCAATGGATGTATTTTGAGTGATCGGAGTAGAAATGCCGAAGCTCAAGATGTAATCGTAGATGTCTTGGTCATCCACATCTACTGCATAATAGAAGGTGTGGGTAATGTTGATGAAAGGGAGTGGCTGTGCAGTGAACTGCTCGAAGAAGCCAATTTTGGTCGAATCTTCACTGGGAATGGAAATACCAGACAGGTCGAGGTATTCACGCTCCTCGTAATTGAGTCCCAGACTGAACTGCCATTGATACTTAGGCGTCCGTAGGAAATAATAGCCGATTCCCGCAATGCCATCGATTTAAGCTTCGAGGCGCTGAATGCGGTCTTGATGCCAGCTTGCCTGCAGATGAAGGAACCAACGACCATCACCGGCGAAATACCATTTATACCAACCCCCGTGGCGCTGATTGTCAGTGTTCTTCACGTCGTTGGATTCGCCGTAATTATAGTTGGAATAGATCTGCCATTCCTGAGTTTCGAGTGTCTGTCCCAGCGTAAATGCGAATGCGTAATTTTCGGCGTCAGCCGTTCCTTCTAGGCTT
Protein-coding regions in this window:
- a CDS encoding DUF481 domain-containing protein, producing the protein MDGIAGIGYYFLRTPKYQWQFSLGLNYEEREYLDLSGISIPSEDSTKIGFFEQFTAQPLPFINITHTFYYAVDVDDQDIYDYILSFGISTPITQNTSIGLKYDRQYNSSVPDIFQAFGIEEETTTIAVQLGYTF